GCTTTAGGAAGCGTATCTTCATATGATGGTGATGGATTAAGTAAAACACACACATATTCAAAGAATATGTTTTTGAAGCTAATGTTATCTTGTTTGAGATAAAGGTTTAGTTCTGCAAAACAAAGGTTTTTGAACTGACgttttaatgaaacaaaaaagctGCAGGAAGGCTTCTGAAGAACTTACACCTCTGTGCTTGCAGCCCTTCACTTGGGCAAAGGTTGTGTGCGTTTGGGTCATTTTAGGCTTGATGTTGTATTGAGACAAGAATCTTTGATCGAGATTGCACGACCTGAGATTGATCAGGGGTTTCAGTGGACACACtgtctttttttatttcatcatCTATACAATGTTTTATTTAATGCAGTGTAGTTACTGTGGTTATTTATTAAGAAAACAGTAAGCTTTAAGTGCCTAGGGACGGTGGGGGGGTAGGGAGGAACTGCCTAAAAATGATCTGGATTATATGGGGCAAAGTTGTTGATGCAGAAATTAAATAGAGTGAGAGATTCTCAGGAGGAAGCAAATGTAAAACTAAATTGCAGTATGTTTAGGAAATTACTTTGCCCAATGTCAAGACACTGGAAGACTTTGGATTGTTTTGTTATGCTTTTCAATATTAACTGTAGCCAGCTCGCTGGTTGGTACGTAGTGAAAATTGCTGCTGGAGGGAAATCCTTGGGCTCAGGGAGGAGTTGGCGGGGTTTAATCAGGACAGTGTTTTGGCCCATTTGTTGATACTAACAGCTTGTTCCTGCGAGGTTCTGAGCACTCAGCTTCTGCAGGACTGAGTCACTATAGCTCAGCCCTCCTTGAAATCAGATGTCCATGATGTATCAGGCCTTTGGGGACGGTGTGTGCTGTGGGACTCTGCGGTGATCCAGAGGCACGACTAATAGAAACGCAGGGTTGGGGAGAGGAAGATGGAGCTGAGTAGGGAAGGGGATGCGCGGTGTTACCCCCTTGGACATCCAGTCAGCTTGATGAAGGGCTGTCCGGTAGCCGTGCTTTAGCTGTGCTTTTAGAACAACCTGTGTCCTGGGGGTGTCTGGGACCAACACCAtagacaagaaaaagaaacattgaaGACTAGCCACTAGTTACTTTTTTTGCACTTGAACTTAAATGTACTGTACTCACGTAAATCCTCATGACTTGTCTAAGTGTCCTTTAAAATCAGAAAAGTATTTATTGTCTGTTTGTATAACTTGGGGGAGAACTAAAGATGGAACAGGTGATGGGACAGTAGGATGCTAAAAACCATCTTGAGGCAAACTGATAATTTGTTGAGTTCATGCTGTACAGTGttacctctgctgctgccgcaTAGCACCTGGATTGTGAGGCAAAGAGCTTGTACACTCTGTTTACACTTCAGAATTGTGTATTTCAAATGCCTGCTCTTTTGAGAATTGTATAGTCATTCTATGTTGCAAAAGGAACATGTACACCTGGGGTTTGATATTTGTGAAACTGTAAAAACTGTGGTAAGAAATATAAAATATCCATAATGTATTTAATAGTATCAGTCTGAACTTTTATTACGTTTGCTCATATTGTGGTGCCAGCAGTGAACATCATGACCTAAACTGAAAATAATTCCATGATAATGACCTTTTGCTAGGTTCACTGGAGGACAGTCAACTTAGAGCCCAGGAACTACTCTTGCACAGCATTAACACCTGTTTTGTGATAAAAATCTTTCTGCAGGCACAAACTCCCTTCTGTGTGATGAGGGAATGGAAGGGATGCGCACCGATGTGCGTCACGTACAGGGTGACACAGAAGTGTGCAGGACATGGTGATTGACACTCAAAATGGGGTTGTTTGTCCCCTAGCAGTTTCGAGATAGAGGCTGCTAAGTGCAGGTCATGGCAGCTTGTCTGATGAAGGAAATACATTTGCACTATTGCACCTGCCCTATACAGTGGCACATTTGTCTAGAATTTATCTTTGGTGTAGGACAGTCTAATTTTTACTATTTCAGCTGTTTAACCTGTACACATACAAAAGCAATGACAGGGAGGGATCTGTAGCTTTGGTTTGTTGTGTGTAACTGCCAGATCTCACTGGTCACCTTCAGAATTTGGCTTCGTGGTGGTTTGGATCTGTCACGTGTGGAGAATGGGCATGGCATGTTCCTTCAGGGATAGGCATTTGAGGTAGAGGGGACACTCCATTTTGGAGCAACCACAGCTAATGCACAATTTTTGTTGCTTAAATCTGCAACAAGGAAGAAAACCTCGGGACATAAACACACTCAATTTGCTTGGCTCCTCGTCATACATCTTGCTGTTCTGAAGCCAGTACATGCAGAAGGGAGGAGAACGACATAgctgaaaaatacttttattttaaaaaattgtgaaAGTACAAGACAGTATATCAAATATGCTGTACTGTGAATACAAAATTAGTACAAAATTCTAGCTTATTTTTAAACCCCATGAAACAGAAGATAAATGTAACTCATCCTTTGGTAAGGAAGAAAGGCTTTTATAGTGGTTAAGGCAATGGATTGACATCCAGATTATTTTCCCAGATTTTCTGGCTGGACAGGACTTGGCACTTGTGTTTTGGTAAACCTGTGTACTCTCCGTATATCACAAGAATGCTGTGCAAGTAAACTCACTGTTGGCAATGGGCTCAAATGACAGgagttggttttggtgggttttgttgatGAAATGCTTCTGATGTTGGAACTGGTTGGGGAGGATTTTTAAGGTCAGTGTCAGCTGTCCATTGAAGTAGTCGTCATCTTTCTCATCTGCTGCTGCACTTACATCTTTGGATGTACTGAGTAGTTACCTCCTCTACTTTGGATAGTATTTACCCATCCCTGGCAAATGACGGACTTGCCAACTACCCAAAAtgtgggttgattttttttttttgttttgttctgtgggaGTAGGTGCACCTTGTAttgttcaaaataatttaaaaaaaaggaacagtgTCTTAAATATATAATGGACTGGTTTTGGGTGGCTTTTCCATTTAACATATCAGCCTTTTTTTGCCTTCTCTGGGCTGTTGAGAGGCCTGAAAGGGACAGCAGCACCCATCTGAGGTAAGGTGATAGCAACATTGAAAGCAATAGTAAAAATACATTTGAGGATGGAAATCCTCTCCTAAATCATCTGCAGTTGTCAGAGGTGGAGAAGCAGAGGGCTGAAGAAAAGTTCAGCAGAGGGACCTGTGCAAGAGTGAAGAAAAGTATGTGAAGTAGCAAAGATACAGAAAGAACAAAGTGCAGCATAACTAGAGCAGAGCCCAAAAGCAGAATACAAGCAGAGAGTGAAAAGTCAGGCAGGGTTCTGAAGAGTAAGAGGAGCTTAAAACAAATGTGAAGCTAAGATACAGCACGCCTAgccagaagagaaaataaacctTGTTCAACTGTGTTAACTCTCTATTGATCTTTAGCACTGCAAAGTCTCACAAACAATAAAAATAGTTTTATCAGCACACTCACAGCATCATTAAAATTGTTGACACATAGGGTTCTTGCTAAAAGTAGAGTATTAATAATGGCTTCTCCTCCTCTAGTGCTCAGCACAGAGGGCTTGACAATTAAAAGGGCTAAACCAGATTCTCTGTTCTCTAGGGGTAGTATCCCTGCAAAAACAAGGCTACCTGGTGGGACAGGCTGCTGCCAGTACTTGCTTTGGAAAAAAGCAACCATTACTTGCCCAGTACCAATAGTATGAGAATCCTCTTCACTTGAACAGCCCCTACGGTTTCCTTCTGTTGCTCTAGCCAGGCAACATCAGTGACACAGGAAACAGTTTTTTCAAAAATCCTTGTTTGTCCACACAAGAAATCACCAAGCATGAGTTCTCAGTCCTTCCTTTCTAGGATGAATGtgctttcccttctctcctttgtttttttctgcgATATTTCCCAAAGCTCAGAGCAACTCAGTAGCATATGGAAATGAAATTTGATTATGCacttcatcttcatcctcctcatcTTCTTCATGGATGGAATTGGCTGAATCATCTTGCTCAGATTCTGTCCTTGTCTCAAAGAGCTGCTCTTCCAGGAAGAAGCTCCCGATGCCATATTCCTCATCATGCGCCCTTATTTCTGCAGCTGAGATGTGCGGAGATCCCAGGACAAAACCTGCAAACCTGCcagatttttaaagggaaaagttGATCaactgagaaatgaaaaaaatactgtgaataTAGGGGATACTGCCAATTAAGCTGGGATGTTGTAAAAACAAGCCCACAGGCAGTGCAGATGAGGGGAAACTGCAGCACAAAACAGGGAGTCATGAACAACATAGAGTATTGCAACGGATGGCAACAACCTGAAGATTTGTTTTCCTGCCTCGTCACCTTTTCAGTCTTTTCTATATAACCTTTGCTCTCCTGGAGGCCATCTGCAAGGTCTTGTGACTACGCAAGAAAGATTTAACTTTGTTTTCACATCTTGTCAGTACTTATGGGGCAATCCACAGTAAGCATTTGTAGAGCTGGATAGATGGTACTTTAGCTTCTAGAAATAAGGCTGTAGCATATTTTTGACAAAGGCTGTAAGATTCAGGTAAGTTGATGTTACCAATGACAGGAATAAATGGTGAGAACTTTGCATTCCTGCGTTGCTGTGCTGTCAccttgctgctggtgctgcatgCACGCTCTAGGCAAGCTGAGCCAAAGTCTTACCAAAGAATTCCTGCTTTGGGTGAACCTGGAGCTGCACAGTGGGAATTCTGTAGCTGCTCCAAGTAAATACCAAACTGGAGGTCTGGCAGAACAAAGCATGAATGTAGCACTGTCCCTACTTTTCAATTTGCCGCAAATCTTACTTTCAGCGGGCAACTACATTGAAGAGAGAAAACGGAGCTGGAGCTTTTTGGCAAGTGCATGGCAACAGACGGCAGTTCTGACACCTGGGTAAGTGTCGACAGCATCAGAAGAATGTAAGAGAAAGGAAATGCAGCTACATTCTGGAGTTCTGGTAAACTGATCAATAATTTACATATTAGACTTAACGTTTCTGTGAAATGAACATTGTCACCTCGCTCTTCTTGGAAGCACTGTTAGTTTAAATGGGGAACTGCTTTGGACTGGCTACGTTTTACGGGTTGCTGCCTGTTGAACTATCTTAATGGAAGCTAGAAGGGGAACTCAACTTTAAATCAGTATTCTGATAGTTCTCCttttttatttgtggttttatAGTCAACAGTTTATAAGAACCATATTAACTAAGTGACAGCTACAAAATACAtgtctcttgtttgttttgtgcacTTGGCAGTATTTTGTTTTACAAAGCTGCAGTGAATTTTCACTTTTTGTGTCTTTCAATCATGCGACAGAATGGAAGTAGCTTAGAAAATACAACGGTTTAACAGTAGATCTATAAAACCTGTCAGAGAGGGTGGCTGTGCGCCCATCCAAGGATGATGATTTTCTGAAACTAGTTTTAACTTTCTATTGATTAAATTCCAAGCTGACTGGGGCTCCTCTGAAATGGTGACACTTGGTTCTGTGGCAAGGGCCAAGTCTTTGTGGCCGGCCAGTACGTGGAACTCTGCTATCTTGGAAGTTTTGGTTTTGATGGAAATACACTGCTTTTATGATTAATTTTATATTCTGCAAGATCGTCTGGCTGCGCTTACCTGACCCTTCCCAACCTGTATTTGTCTTAAGTTTGTATATGAAGATATATCTGCAGCAGCTCTTCTACCTGTTACAATTCCCAGGGGCAGGCATTGATTTCTTTCTCTATATTCTTAGTCTTAGATATCGGTTGATACTTGAAGTAATGGGATTCCTTGACTGTGCAGGAATCTTCAGGCTGAGTGTGTATCTTCAGCCTGCCCCAATTTtatacaatacaaaaatataatgCTCTAAAAACTGAAGAAAGGGTCATTTCACTGGTTAGATGGCCACCTGGGTCACTGTGGAGGAACTTGGAGGCATTGTAGAAAGCACCTGCAAACTCTCAGAGTAATTTATTGTCAGGGAGGAACAAATGGGGTTTAATACCCCCAGCAAGTAACATCCTTGGGAGGTGTGGCTGTGATCTTTAGCGGGATTACTCAAAAAGATGAAGCTACCCCCCGCCTGACTGCatgcaaaataaaacacacaacagTGTCTGAATTAGCAGTGGGGTCTGTACAATGTGTTTTATGCTTTAGAGTAACCAGGTTTTCTTACCGATGTGGGGACTGAAGTTTGTATACAGCTAACCAGGATGGAAAGTCAGGGTTCCTGCAGAATGAGCGTAGCTCCTCCAGAGCTCTGATTGTTTCTCTTTCACCTTGTTCTCGATATTCCTCTTCAGTAAGCCATTTAAACACTAACTGTTTTGATTTAAagtgatttttcatttttctagaaTGAAAGGAAAACTATTAGTATTTCTAAAGTCTTCTGGCACATAAGTATTGTCTGTCCTTTTTCTCTAGTACCTGCTATTAGCATGCATTAATCACTTTTATCCTTGAGGACAAGCTGCGTTCTTGCATTAAAATTTTAAGACATCTAATGTTTGCTAGTCTGTTTACCCTAGGTATTAACTGAAGTTGTAGAATTCCACAGAATGGGATCTATTAAGCTTCAAACGAGCTTTGGATTTGGTCCTTATTGTGTATGCATGGACTAAAATCTCAGAGAATTAAATAGATGGCTGCTTCCTCAGCCATTTTTAGGTGCAATATGCAAAATGTGTCTGTGCAGAGACATGGGCTGAATCAAAACCCAGTCTGCATATGTAACTTTGGAGATAAGCAATGCTTTAAGTCTGTTATGAGTTGTTCATGTTGTTTACTAGATCGCTTCTCTTAAATCTTGCTTTAAATTACAAAACTGAGTAGTCTGAGGCCCAAATGTTTACAATCTGATGTTTTTTTAGCTGCTGCGTAGTGATGTATAATATAATTAGATATCAATTAGAAAGTGTGCCATGTTCTGTTCCCTTCTGTCGACTGCTTTCAATTTAAATGTTGTGATGAGTTAAGATAAGCAAGGGCTGGATGCCCATAAAACCTTCAGCTCTGTATAAAAACACCTGCACCAACCAGCAGCATTCAGCTTGCCTCCTCATTTCCCTGTGCAGCAAGGATGAACTGTAGCCCTTGTTCAGGTCAGATGGTAAAGGTCCTGCTGGCTCAGTGGGCTCAGTACTGATCTTAACCTCAAATAATGCAAGATTCCTAGTTGTTTTGATACATCTGCTGCTCTGAACTGTGTATCTGGCATTGTGGCCTCACAGTTTGGTGCTACTGttttgaaacaggaaaaaaaagccaagccATTATCATTCTCCTAAGAGAGCTCTGTAGAGCTGGATTTCAGTGCTTGTTTGCTTTATAGAAGCATCAGTTCATGAAAAACAAGAAGAGATACACATGGAAAACAAACTGCAGTGTTTCAGGGTAAAACGTGTGTTCTGACTTCTGTAGCCAAATCTTACTGATTTCACAGTGAGTTGAACCTGCTTACATCAGGTAAGTGTAGATCCTGTATGTTGCTTTTGAAACAGCTGGTGCTTCTCAGCTGCAGGCAAAAATCAGTCTTCAACAAATGATAAATTCTACCTAAGATAAAAAAGCTTCAACCCAGTCCACACTTCAACATCTAAAAAGAGCACAAGAGCAAAGCAATATGTTCTTCAAAACTAAACAATGTGTAAAAGACTAAAAACGAAATTActctttgttgttattttggtggTGCCAGTTCTAGCCTTTGCCTATTCCTGGTTCTCTGCGGTTCAGAAGTGCATAGCTATGGAAGAGACTTGTAATCTGGATGCCATCACTGAAGGTAAAAAACAGATGTAAATTTGCAGGGAATTTTAGAATCTCGGGTGTTATATTTGTGCTAAAACATCAAATTCGAGGGTGAACAAATACGTTGTTCCCATATTGTTAATGAAAATACTTAGCGAATGAAGGTCTACATATCAAAAGCAGGTTCCCTTTCCAAACGCTAAGATATAAATGGGGCTCTGGGAATACGGGCGGAATGTCCCCACAGTGACAACAGATTGCTTCCATAAAACAAAGTTAGACACATCTAGAATAACCTTGGGAAAATAAGATCAATGGAAACCATTATTTTTATGGATATGGGTTTTCAGTCTCTGAGCTCTACAATATCTAACCTACATGGACTGTCACTTTTAAACATCTGCTTCCTCATTGATAGTACATTGTTTTATCCCATAAGATTCAGTACAATACCTGCAGGTTCTCTCCCTACACATGAAACCAAGGCAGTATTGGTGCCATCTAATCAATTAACCAAACAGAAATGTTCTGGTTGCCATATGCTGCAGACTAGAAGGTTCTGCATTTGTACTTAGGAGCAGAGTCACATTTCTCCATTCCCCATAGATCAAAAGTCATGTTTAAAACTGCCaaatggaaaataattaaattcCCATATCTCAAATTTATACTTTTTCTACTGCAGATTTACATTTGGTAAAAATATGAACTAGTACTAGAAATTAATAAATCATTATTGAAGCGTAAGGATTTTTACTATCAGCCTCTGGTATCTCCTGATGCCACAGGGACCTGGAGATTCCCAAGCAACTACAAACCTGCCTACGTGGCAAGCGGCGCCAAGGGGGTAGCAGAGCCCTTTTGAGCAGAGGCTGATGGCTATGACTGCATACGCAACCTGAGGTATGGTGACACCACAGTAAATCAAGACGAAGGCTGTTAATTGCAGTGTCCATGTGAACAAGGTTATGCTCAGTTCAGTGGTAAGCGGCCCGTGCTGATAGGAAGCGGCAAAGCTGGTCATTCCGACAGCCAGAAGATATCCTGTAGAAACAGAAAAGAGcatggagaaaaagaggcaaaaGCGACCCATATAAACTTGATTGGTTTGGTTCACAAAGCTTGCACCTGGTGTAAAATACAGGCTGCTGTTTCTTGTGTTTTCATACAGCTACCTGCATTATGTTGTAGGTGCTTGATATTTCAAAACatgcaaagagttcaggaggtgatcTGTGAACAGGCTCCAGCTAACACTATGAGCTAAACATGAATCTCGCTGTGCAAGACTGTCGAGGCAGGTGCCACATCCAGAGATGCGTCAGCCCCTGCAGCCAAATCCCAGTGGCAATTTGTGCATCCAGTTGCCCCATCCAGCAAAATACAAACCAGCATAACTGCCCCTTTGCTGTTACAGGGAAAGTGTGTAATGGCGAATCAATGAATGGATAACAGAGGCAAAATCTGCTCTTAAAGATGCTACTGACCCACTATATCAAACTCCTTATTTAACGATACAAGTAAATGCTCATCTGAGTAGATTAGGAACCTTTAGAATATTCCAACACCTATGGCTTAGGAGAAAAATATATTCTATAAatgagtcacttttttttttatgggcAGGTATTCATCTAACCACCAAATTAAACCAGAACCCGCAGCATGTTTTTTGATAATTTTCTTACCCAGCAAGTAGTTTCTGTGTTCAGACCACAACCACTGCATATTCTCTTTCAAACAGTAAATAAAATAGAGAGAGGACATCCAGCAGCCACCCATTAAGATCCAGAAGGTACTAtgctaggaagaaaaaaagaaaaacaatattaaaaaatctTCTTCAAACTATTTCAAGTCAGAACCAGGACCACTGTGTGCACAGGAACTCCCAGGCAAAGCCAGATGTGATATTTGGGAGACCTACAGGGCTTACAATCTGTGTTAGACTTCCACTGGACAGGGCTCTGCATGCTTCAACTAAACAATATCAATTCTAACTGGAGCAACTATCCTCTCTGTATTTGTGTATCATGTCCTAATGTCATGGGACAGGCCTATTGCAGTGTATTCCCAATTAACGTATCCAGCAATACTGTGGGAATGCACAGAATTTgtaaaagtgaaggaaaaattCACATCTGCCTTGCAATTAATTTTATCTGGTGAATGGAAGAGAATCTGTCCCACTTACTGCTAAACCAACATTTTTATTTAGATTGATTCATACATGCAAAAGCAAGGTTTGCTCCAGTCCACCAAAAATAACTTCTGTTTCAGAATAAACTCTTCTTATATATCAACAATCTCCTGTTTAGTTTAAACTCAGGAGTGAGCAAACTCGAACTTGATTCTGACCTAATGATATTTATTTGACACAAGCCATCCTGCAGTCACTTCAGCACAGTTACCTGGCCACAAAAACAGAGCAAGGTCAGAATCTGGCTCTGTACTCTTCACTTTCTATATTATGATGttgattattattttgttttataaatgtAGATTTACCCTTGGAATAAACCTTTTAAGGGTCAACAGAACAAAGACCAGCAGAGCAAGAACACCCAGTATTACTCCAGAAAGGTAAAAGAACGTGGTGCTCCTGtaagagaacaagagaaaaaatagtGAGAAGTATCATTTGTACTTGGTTAAGATGCCAATATTTGTAAAAACAGCAGTGATCTTCAAGAAGAACTTGATAGAGCTATAAGGTAGAATTGTAGTGACATGGTTAACAGACCCAGTTTAGATATTAAATCTGTGTAAGGAAAATTCCCAACAGATACTTAAGGTCACTGAAGTTGTAACAGGCTAAGAGATGGTGTTGGATTTTTTTGAAAGCTCACACTATTTTCTATTTCATTTACTTTCtagtaatttcattttcttctatgTATTGATATGGTTCTGTACTGCAAGAAAAGTGTtactttttttaattggaaatgtAAAAAAACCTCCACAAACCAGTAAGTTTTTTTCTAAGCTTTATGCATTTATAAAGCCTGACTCTAATTCAGAGTTAACTCTATAAAACCTGTTGCTGCTCTCCTTGTTTTAGAGGTGCCTCCTGACAATTAATTTATGACTCATTTTGCTTTGAAGTCATGGGCCACGTATTTTGCTGTAACAGTTGAGTAACCTCCATTTATTTAGCATTCGGCCAACCTCCCTGGTCCACAAAAGGGAGAGAGAATTTTTCTGCCTCCACACACTTGCTCACTGAGGCTTATCTTGGTGTCATCCCTGCAGGACACTTGGATACAAGAACCCTGACACAGCTCGGTGATTAATAGACTGCAGCACTCCAAGACAGGTCACAATCTGTCCAAACACAAATGGTGTAAGTTTTAAATATGCATTCAGTTTCCTTATTTCACTTTCCCAAAGACCTGCCTCTTTAGTTAAGAAAACAGACCAAAGATACACAGACTTTGGGAAAGAAGGTGAAAACCCAGCAGCTAGTACTCACCTGCTCAGGCTGTTTGCAAAATGGTACAGAAAAATTCCAgctacaaacaaaaacaagagctTTCCATCTAGCactaaaaaaagggggaaaaaatagaaatggACTTTAGACTAATTAAATCTGAAATGTTGATTATATAAAATATCAACAGAAAAGTCTGAAGCTTCTTACAGATGAGATGGTAAGTTCAGTAACAGTGGCAATACCAATCTATCTGTAATCTAAATGGAAAGCTTTTTTACTTACTTTCTCGTTTGACACTCACAGTATATGGCTCAGTTTCAAGGGGCtgtattttgaaacaaatatCCTCTCcatattgttttatccttataAAAGTTTCTGTAGATGTTTCTGGTTTCCAGAAGGtctggacagcacatgcagcaaaCTCAAAAACAGTTTCTGCATTACGACAGTTGCTTTTTTCTGAAATAGGCTCAAACCTGAACATTTCTCTGCTGTTAACTTTTACCTAAAAACAGACAACAGAATACAGAGAGAAGTAGCTTAGAATcattgggggtttttgtttttctgaacgcCGTACTTGTGATAATGAAAATCAGTATAGAGAGCTCAAGAACAAAATGCTCGTCCAATTCTCAGTTGTTTAATATTAGCTAGTAATATTATGTAAAGATTGTTTAGCTCTTACAACGTGATTCAGAGAACACAATGTCAGCAAAGTTCTATGAAGGGGCCTAAATCCATCCCAAAGCTCAGTGGGTTTGGTTTCACCATGACACTTGCCCACACACAAATTTCTAACAAAACCAGTAATATCTGACTGACCACAGTTTCTTTTGTGGATGTTCATACGCTTCTCCATTCTCCCCTGAAATGTAAGAAATTGGAATTGCTTTTCTTGTAATTAATAATGCAATCTTCATGTTAGGGAcagaaatgaggaaaatgaaaGATACCACAACCAGACATCTCAATATAAGCTTGTTCCTGTTGGATGTTTTGGCATTTCTTGCTAGTTTGAGCACCCTCTCCCACCAAAATGATAAAAAGATCTTGTCCATCGTCTGAGATGGAATGGTTTTCCTGGAGACTGTGATTCATTGTGAGCTCTCCATCAGGGCCTATTAGACAACAAAGACCTGTCTGCAAAAGTGATGCAACAGGTAATAAAACAGGCTTCTATGGGGAGAAAGACAACACATCAGCAAGCAATTTGTTGTGGGAAAAAAATCTTAACTTCCTGCTTTTAAACATCTATTCCAGGAAAGCTTGTGTGACTGCTGGAGGGTTTTGCCACCTGAGGTCTGCTACCATTCATAAAAACATCCACAGAACATTCCTGAGGAAAGTCCCGGGAACAAAGAGATGTTCCACTTCCTTATAGAtgtgagagagagaggaaaattgTGTTGGAGGAAAATTTGCTCCAAGAGCAAATTCTTCCACCAGAGGTGAAGTGAAACTGTTTCCCTCCCTTGTCttcccaggaagaaaaaaaaaaaggaaccacaCAGATAGTCAGCTTGTTCCTTCAGATGTTATTGCTTCCACTAAGAGTTTTTTATATTGCTTCAAGCTAATCTCTAAACATGTTTCTTGTAAGATGACCCTCTTATTTGGAAAAACAGAAATGCAGGgctgctgctgtttttttcaTGAGTCACAATCTGATACACCCTTGGTTCCTATACTGTGGCCTGGTACGCTGCAGCAAGTGAGTCACTGAACTGTGTTGTATCCTCAAATTTTAAAGTTTTACACAGGTGTTGGGGATAAACAAAAACATTTGTTGCAGAGGTTAACAGTG
Above is a genomic segment from Patagioenas fasciata isolate bPatFas1 chromosome 7, bPatFas1.hap1, whole genome shotgun sequence containing:
- the NEMP2 gene encoding nuclear envelope integral membrane protein 2; amino-acid sequence: MRPARPPRARLGLLLLVLCGAAGGSGELPAAGRNCSFLQEMDVIQKHDENCYCYVQNRTIHLQYVWSTLQVKVNSREMFRFEPISEKSNCRNAETVFEFAACAVQTFWKPETSTETFIRIKQYGEDICFKIQPLETEPYTVSVKREMLDGKLLFLFVAGIFLYHFANSLSRSTTFFYLSGVILGVLALLVFVLLTLKRFIPRHSTFWILMGGCWMSSLYFIYCLKENMQWLWSEHRNYLLGYLLAVGMTSFAASYQHGPLTTELSITLFTWTLQLTAFVLIYCGVTIPQVAYAVIAISLCSKGLCYPLGAACHVGRKMKNHFKSKQLVFKWLTEEEYREQGERETIRALEELRSFCRNPDFPSWLAVYKLQSPHRFAGFVLGSPHISAAEIRAHDEEYGIGSFFLEEQLFETRTESEQDDSANSIHEEDEEDEDEVHNQISFPYATELL